The Scleropages formosus chromosome 9, fSclFor1.1, whole genome shotgun sequence DNA segment CAAGTTCTCTGAACTCCTAATttcatgaatgtttttttttttttttttttttttttttttttcttattttgaaaaCTCGCTCTACTCAGCATGCATCAGCTGATGTTGAGAAGATGATTTTGGGCAACAAGTGTGATGTCAATGATAAGAGGCAAGTGTCCAAGGAAAGAGGAGAGAAGGTGAGCATTGCACAATGTGCCAAAATGTGATAATTCATTTGAAATTAGTGACACTGAATACTTGTTAATGGTTTTGTCAATAGTTTGTCCCCCCACCTATGTTTTTCACCCAGTTGGCACTGGAGTATGGCATCAAGTTCATGGAGACCAGTGCAAAGGCCAATATCAATGTGGAAAATGTAAGTTTATCACTTTTCTGGTGCTGCATCCTTGCAGCCTAGGAAGCTAACGTTCTGTATTCAAATGCTAAAATGTCACGTTTATTTATTCTGACATTTTCCCAGTACGCTAAGGTCCTTCTAGATAGTTATTTTCCTTTGTGATTGTTCAGTAAGTTCTGCACTCATAGGACTTACATCAAGCTGTACTGATGTCATCTGTTATTTGTTTGAACATCTTTTGGTTTTATGCGCAGGCATTCATGACACTTGCCAGAGATATCAAAGCAAAAATGGACAAGAAATTGGTAAGAAAAATGACTTGGGCCCTTTTAGCTTTTAAACAACACTTTGAGTCTTATGTGGAAATCTGATACTCAGGTGAAATCTTTctaatttgttaaataaaattttaggAACAATACAGTGCCATCCTCATGAATTGCCTTTTGTACTGTTACAGGAAGGCAATAGCCCCCAGGGCAGCTCCCAGGGAGTGAAGATCACCTCAGATCAGCAGAAGAAGAGCAGCTTCTTCCGTTGTATCGTACTGTGAGGACTGTAGCCTTACTGTCCAACCTGAGATTGGACATAACTGGACCATGCTTGTTCTGAATTCTTCTCTCTGTTTCTTGCCGCTTCCCCATCCCCCCCCATTGTCCTCGTATCCCTTGCTCTTCCTCCATCATTCATTGTTAACAAACAATATTTCACTCAAATCACCCCATTACATGGTGCTGAATTACTGTTCTTGTGCAGTCAGAGCCGGGAGACAGTGATCTTCCCTGAAAAGGAATCAAAACCTAGATAGCTGTCTCATACCTTTTGTTTCTCACATGTCTTCCAGAATGCTCTCTGAGCTCTTTGCAATATCAAGGCCCTGTCTCTTCAGTCCATCCTTAAGTTTGCCAGTACTTTTTGCTGAGCAATTTTGTGTCACCTGTTGCAAATATTGAATGTGGCATTACCTGGATGTTCTGCTTCCACCTGATCTTT contains these protein-coding regions:
- the LOC108930587 gene encoding ras-related protein Rab-8A isoform X1: MAKTYDYLFKLLLIGDSGVGKTCVLFRFSEDAFNSTFISTIGIDFKIRTVELDGKKIKLQIWDTAGQERFRTITTAYYRGAMGIMLVYDITNEKSFDNIKNWIRNIEEHASADVEKMILGNKCDVNDKRQVSKERGEKFVPPPMFFTQLALEYGIKFMETSAKANINVENAFMTLARDIKAKMDKKLEGNSPQGSSQGVKITSDQQKKSSFFRCIVL